Part of the Burkholderia humptydooensis genome, TCGTCTTTGGAACGAGAGCGAGCCGGCCCACGTCGTGATGCCCGCGGCGAAGCCGTATTGACGATCCGACCGCGCATCCGCGCCACGCGCCCCGGCCTTCACGCCTTCGCGTAGAGCGTCGATTCGTCGAAGCCCTCGGCGTCGAGCACGCGCCCGATCAGGATCAGCGCGGTGCGCTCGATCCGCGCGCCCGCGACCTTGCCGACGATATCGGCGAGCGTGCCCGTCACGCGCGCCTCGTCCGGCCAGCTCGCTCGATAGATCACGGCGATCGGGCAATCGGCGCCGTAGTGCGGCAGCACGTCGTCGACGATCCGCGCGAGATGCCGCACGCCGAGATGGATCGCGAGCGTCGCGCGGTGCGCGGCGAGGCTCGCGAGCGATTCGCCTTCGGGCATCGCCGTCTTGCCCGCGTAGCGCGTGAGGATCACGGTCTGCGCGACGCCCGGCAGCGTCAGCTCGACGCCGAGCGCCGCCGCGCACGCGGCCGCCGCTGTCACGCCCGGCACGATCTCGTAAGGAATCCCGAGCGCGGCGAGCCGGCGGATCTGCTCGCCGATCGCGCCGTACAGCGAAGGATCGCCGGAATGCACGCGCGCGACGTCCTGCCCTTTTCCGTGCGCCTGCGCGAGCAGCGCGACGATTGCGTCGAGATCGAGCTCCGCCGTGTTCACGACGAGTTCGGCGCGATGCCCGCCGAGCACCGCGGCCGGCACGAGCGAGCCCGCGTACAGGATCACCGGGCAACTGCGCACGAGGCGCTGGCCCTTCACCGTGATCAGCTCGGGGTCGCCCGGACCCGCGCCGATGAAGTACACCGTCATTCAAAATACTCCGTCATTCGTTCGATGATTCGATTCGAGGATTCGCCGACGCGCGCTCGCGCGCGGCCCGTCACGGCGTGCGAAAGGCGCGAAACGGACGAAACGCACGAACCGCACGAAACGCGCGCAGCGCGTCGACGAGCGCCGCGATATCGCCGAATTCGCGATCCGCATCCGGCAGCGCCGGCCGCTCGACCATCACAACCGGCAAGCGCCGCTCGCGCGCGACGTCGAGCTTCGCCTCCGTCGCCGCGCCGCCGCTGTTCTTGCTGACGACGACGTCGATTGCAGCCGTCGCGAAGAGCGCGCGCTCGCCTTCGACCGAGAACGGCCCGCGCGCGGCGAGCACGTGCGCGCGCGCGTTGCCTGCGTGCGCGTCGAGGCAGCGCACGAGCCAGTGCTGATGCGGCGCAATGTCGTCGAGATGCGCGAGCGGCTCGCGCCCGAGCGTGAAAAGCGGCCGCGCGAACGGCGCGATCGCGGCGAGAACGCCCGCCCAGTCCGCGACGC contains:
- the cobM gene encoding precorrin-4 C(11)-methyltransferase, which produces MTVYFIGAGPGDPELITVKGQRLVRSCPVILYAGSLVPAAVLGGHRAELVVNTAELDLDAIVALLAQAHGKGQDVARVHSGDPSLYGAIGEQIRRLAALGIPYEIVPGVTAAAACAAALGVELTLPGVAQTVILTRYAGKTAMPEGESLASLAAHRATLAIHLGVRHLARIVDDVLPHYGADCPIAVIYRASWPDEARVTGTLADIVGKVAGARIERTALILIGRVLDAEGFDESTLYAKA
- a CDS encoding cobalt-precorrin-6A reductase, yielding MSARRVLLLGGTGDALRVARTLAPHDVYSLAGLGKVPDDLACDVRVGGFGGADGLARHLREHAVALVIDATHPFAARISANAAAACRAAGVPYWALRRAPWRPRPGDDWRGVADWAGVLAAIAPFARPLFTLGREPLAHLDDIAPHQHWLVRCLDAHAGNARAHVLAARGPFSVEGERALFATAAIDVVVSKNSGGAATEAKLDVARERRLPVVMVERPALPDADREFGDIAALVDALRAFRAVRAFRPFRAFRTP